A genomic stretch from Mya arenaria isolate MELC-2E11 chromosome 10, ASM2691426v1 includes:
- the LOC128204971 gene encoding interferon alpha-inducible protein 27-like protein 2, protein MTTTNYSKGFNDLKIKQILYHLESETLRVRPLVNGDLSSQETPFSPGGNNDSWFSLTNLVIGGVAGIGAVVAAPVVLGAAEFGAAGVAAGSLAAAVQGSAVVSGSAFALAQSAGAAGLGVGAKAALFMGGAAAGSVASKKNDL, encoded by the exons ATGACAACAACCAATTACTCAAAAGGGTTCAATGACTTGAAAATCAAGCAGATACTATATCATCTGGAGTCCGAGAC gctTCGTGTAAGACCACTTGTCAACGGAGATTTGAGTAGCCAGGAGACTCCATTCTCACCAGGTGGCAACA ATGACTCTTGGTTCAGTCTGACGAATCTTGTCATTGGCGGCGTTGCTGGGATAGGTGCCGTTGTTGCGGCACCCGTTGTGCTTGGGGCAGCTGAGTTTGGAGCCGCTGGTGTTGCGGCCGGATCGTTGGCGGCTGCCGTTCAG GGATCAGCAGTTGTTTCCGGGAGTGCATTTGCGCTTGCGCAGAGTGCAGGTGCGGCTGGTCTTGGAGTCGGGGCTAAGGCCGCATTGTTTATGGGAGGGGCGGCGGCCGGGTCGGTGGCCAGCAAGAAGAAcgatttataa